The Phaenicophaeus curvirostris isolate KB17595 chromosome 14, BPBGC_Pcur_1.0, whole genome shotgun sequence nucleotide sequence TAGGCAGAAGTCCTGTTTTCTCTGTCGACCTTCTCTCTACAAATtcataaaatgtttctgttttactGGTGCATGTAACTATGAGTGAAACCAAATGTGTCTTAGAAATCTGTATTGActtcatctgtctttttttttgtttttgcaggTACCTATTATTAAACTGACAGATTCTTTCACTGAAGTAAAAGTTGATATAAGCTTTAATGTACAGAATGGGGTTAAAGCTGCCCAGCTCATCAAAGATTTTATCAAGGTTAGGCAACTTAAAATTAGTAATAACAACATATTCCTGCAGAAAGTAGAAATAAACTTGTTCTGGATTGAATATTGTTTCAACAGACAAATGCTAATTAAGTAGAGTAAGTTAAATATAGTCAGTTATTGTTCAGGGATTAGCTAATATCTGTATCACaggtttttatttaataaataaggTTATTTTTGTTAGGATAAATGGGTTTCGGTATTTAAAGTTTTGGAGTATCATTacactccttccttcccctttctctgTTCAGTGCATTGGACACTCACAGTAAATGTCTCGTAAAAGCAGTAGAAATATTCTCTTGGATTTTCATCCAAGAAATGAAGCTGGGGGACTCCCCACTAGGCTTCCCACATGGCACTTTTCCACATGGCTCTTTTCCTAGCAGCCCAAGCCAAGGCCAAGCAGCTGTGCTGCACTGGAGCTTGATTTGAGCATGGGCAGCTGAGCCTGGTGTGGCAGGGGAGGTGGCACTTGGCCCTGACACCAAGCAAGTAGTGGCTACGCTACCCTGGAGGGTTGTTTGTTTAACTTGGAGAAAACTCTCTGCGTATTTACCAAGTGACTTCATTGGTGTTTTTGAGGATCTCTTCATAAAACGTTTCCAGGGTGTTCCCTTGGCTCTCGTTTTGTAACTTAGAATACCTAACAGAGGTGTCGTGTTCAGTGTTACCCCTGGAAATGCCTATTTCTCTTCACTCGGTTTGTTTAGGAAGTCTGAGGCATCTGAAGCCTTAATTAAGGGTTTGCAGTTTTGTGAGAAAATCCTGTCTTTGAATCTTAGTATATATTGATACTCAGTGCTTCAGCGTGTGACTGTAAGTTCGTAATAGTTGAAAAAGGTGATCTTGAGATCTTTGGTTAAATAGGGCTCCTGATACTCTAAGACTCGTGCAGAGAAGTTCTTGGAGAAAATCTTTTCCCATTAAATCTTTTGCAGTCACAGATACCATGATCCACATCTTTTCTCTGACCCTAAAGAACTTCTTAGCTCTGTATTGATAAAAGGAGGGATATTATCAAGAGTCTTGTGCCCGTTTCCCCCTGAGGGGGTGTGCAAAGTGCAGACACAGCACATCCTCCACTGCTGTCCAAAAAGTCCATGTTCTGCACATGTGTAGCATATGCACACCTCTAAGGGAGTCCATGCAGACAAAGCTATTGAAGGACCAGTTACCCAAAAGTAAGTATTTGGTTACTTTGAAAATCCTACCTGGATGTAGTAAATTTGAATGACTGTTTTGAACTGTGGGCACCTGAAGTACTTGCAGAACAGAAGTCTCAGTCCACTTCGGGGTATCACTTTGGTTGTAGCAGGAGAGTTGTGTTACAGACGTGGGTATCTCCAGAGTTCTTCCTTTGCTCTCCTTTTCACTTGTATGAGAAAAGCAAGTGGATTTATGTATTCAGACAAAATCATTCTGATTTTATGAGTAGTAACTTCTCTATATCATTAATACCTGCTGCCAGACTTGAAGAGGTAAAATAACTGCCTTGATCACTGACAGAACTCTTGGCTTCTCTAAGGTTGCTAAAAGTAGGAAGTTCAAATTATCCTTAGCTTTGAAACTTAATATAGCAGATAGGTTCTATCTGCTTTCTTAGCATCAAATGTATATATGCCTCACAGTATCCTAAtgcctgtgtttttctctttcagaaatatCCTGTATTACCATATCTAGTTTTAGTATTGAAACAGTTCCTGTTGCAGAGGGACCTTAATGAAGTATTTACAGGTGGAATCGGTTCTTATAGCCTTTTTTTAATGGCTGTCAGTTTCCTTCAGGTAACCTTAATGAAATCTGTTGATGCTGTTGGTACAAAAAAGTATTGCATTAAGAAGGAATTTAATTCATCCTTAAGTCTAGTCATTTAAGTTACCTGATTTGTAGTTTTGCACccctttttcatttaaaaatagatacaTCCCAGCTGTTCTCCGTTCTTCCTCCCATACTGCTACTTCTGTCATTAGAGATGTTTGGAACATCCACTGGTGTATCAGTACTAGGCACATTTGACATTCAGGGTAAAATAACTTGACTTGTGTGACTTACTTGGACAAGCTACATAGGTTCATGTTTGATGTACTTTAACAAATGCAGTagaattttgtttatttgtctAGGTTTTTAAGCTGGTGTCAGATAAATGTGTTTAAGAACTTTCTCTtagatttaagagaaaaaaatgcattaactaAATCTATGCTGTTATTGGGGGAGAAAAACATAGAAATATGAAGAAGCCAAGTTCTGGCTTGATAAACCTCATTCTTCTTATACTGAATGTTATTGTGTAACGGGttatgtgtgcatgtgcatggcTATACTTTTCCAGTTTGTAGTTACTTCTAAACCTGAGATTTGAACTGGAGCTGGGTGTCTGCTGACAGCAGTTGCCTGCTGAGTGCAAAAGAAATGAAGGCAGCTGGCATATCTTTCTGAAAGAAACCAAGATCTCTCCCAATGCCAGTTTTTTCTTACACTGACAAATAGCATTTCCAtttgcctctgaaaaaaataagttagtTTTTGTATCTGTTAGTTATGACAGATTTTGTTCATAATCTGTTAGGCTGTGCACTTAACAGTAGAGAGGATCACTTATATAGCTGTGTGGATTAAAAGCCCATATCTGTATTGCAAACACAGGTTTGTGAACTGCAAATGTCCTTGGTTTTTTACAAGAACTCTGCCATTAGTGCTGCAAGTTCACTTATGAACTGAAAGTTCAAAtacaaaaccacaaatattTGCCAGCCTTGTTTTTAAGAGATAACTAGTTTATTAGAGTTTAGATAGCAACTTGTTTTAAAGATGTGAAACTGCTTTATCAAGGAAATGTACGTTTAtacatttgctttatttattacaTCTTATTGTTACTTATTACTGTATTTAGacatgttttctgtgaaaaaggagAGGCACTTAGAGGCACTGGAAACTTGAAGTCttaagaaaatgattttttttctctcttcttaatAGCTGCATCCCAGGGAAGATGCCTGTATGCCCAATGCCAACTATGGTGTTCTTTTAATAGAGTTTTTTGAATTATATGGACGTCACTTCAATTATCTGAAGACTGGAATCCGAATAAAGGATGGTGGTTCTTATGTTGCCAAGGATGAAGTGCAAAAAAGCATGCTGGATGGCTACAGACCATCAATGCTGTATATCGAAGATCCATTACAGCCAGGTATCCTCATAAACCAAGATTGAACATAttactaagaaaaaaagttaGGGGGATGCCTAATCCAGAGGAGTTAAAAGAATAACATAGAATGACCACCCAAACAGAAAGACTTCATTTGTGTATAAATGAACACAAGGTGCATTCAGAACACAATGATTTTCTTTAAGACGCTCTCCTAGTGGAAGTTACCGCGTCACCCAACAGCATGCGTGTTCTGCAGTCAAGAGATAGGAGAGGGCACACCTAACAACCGCTGTGTGCTCTGGGGAAACGGGGGtgaagctgctgcagcctgggccCAAGCGTGGGCTAGACCTACCTGTACGTCCGCGCGGTCCCTTTCAAGCTTGCGCTTGCCCATGTCACAGTAGCACCTGGCAGTGTGTGTACACCTAGGCATGCTCTCCTGGTTGATTCTGCACAGTCCCGTAAATACCTAGTGGTTTCATTACCTTTGTGTTAAGATTGATTGTTGGCTTGAATGGATGAATGGCTTCTGGTGAGTCAAGTGCTGTTCCTAGAAAAGTTAATGTATTTCTGATCTAAGAAGATGTCATCTGGGATGGTGCTGTTACCTGTTTAATATACGCACTACAGgggttctttttgttttcttgatcaTGTGATTTACCATTTTGGAATTCTTTACATGTAAATATCTATAGGTCTTTTAAGCTCTTTCAGATATTTACGATTCATTAACCCTCTTCTCTTCTACAAGAAGTAACTGCAGAGAGTTTGGACTTAagggcaattaaaaaaaatatttctgtctccTGTCTGAAGGGAGGTAACCACGTTTTCAATCTTATTTATTTACCTAattatattcttattttaagGTAATGATGTTGGGAGGAGTTCTTATGGTGCCATGCAAGTGAAACAGGCTTTTGATTATGCCTATGTTGTTTTGAGCCATGCAGTTTCCCCAATAGCTAAATATTATCCTAACAACGAAACGGAAAGGTAAATTTTATGAGTCTAAATCTCAGATATTAATTGCTTATATTTTTGTGTGCCTAAAAATTACTtatgatgactttttttttttttcccggtTTACAGTATATTAGGTAGAATAATTAGAGTAACGCAAGAAGTGGCCACATACAGAGACTGGATATCAAAGCAGTGGGGGATGCAGAGTAGGACAGAGTCTTCGTGTAATGGTAAGTCCTGGCTAAGCATGGCTGATAGCGGGAAACCTCTTGTGTATTTTGATCATATAAATTTTATTGTTGCCTTTGCCCCGCGTAAGGCACCTTACTGTGAATTTACTTTTTTGCTCACTAGTGATGGGCTTGTGTTCTCATCCAGAAAATTTTGATTTGTACAAGAATAAAATGGCTCTACCACAACACCTTTATTCTACTGCAATAGGTCTGGTCAGCAGAGAAGCCTTGAGGAGTGCTGCCTTACAAAGGAGGCTTTTGAAAAGTTTCCATCTTGAATTACCAGTGTCATTACTGTCATGCTTTCTTTGTCCTTTAAATATGAACAACACTTTAAAAAGAATTACTGGAAATGCTAGTTTAATTCTAAATCCTTATCTtccattgttcttttttttttttcattttgaagtttAGCGTATTGTATGTGTACAGAAGTAATATTAAACCAGGATTGACCATATAAGTGGAACAAGTCTTTAAAATGGAGAAATCCTAAAACATCAGACATAATTCTTGTTACTaacaaacagaaacacacaaaatcTAGCCAGAGAACTTGCtgaaaatttcctttaaaataatcttCACTTTGTTGCCCATCTCCCGACTCCACCAGCCGGATGCCCCCCCTTCTGGTCTAGGGGTATCTGCTAGCTCAgagttttcaaattaaaattaattttggtaTTCTCCATTTTAGAATGTTTGCTACTAGAAATCTTCTCTTGGTAGTGATTAATCACGAAAGATGACAAAACTACTCAGTCTTTAGGCTGGGTTGGGAttgggtttatttgtttttaaagcttttgttaGTGATTTCCCTCACTGTCTTTGTAGATGGAATGTGTGTCTTGGCCATTCTGGATTTATCTGTCAGTGGCGCTGCTGTAGCAGAGCCAGCCATGGTtcagccctgcctgctccagaGTAATACTTAGCTGCCTATTGCAGTGTCTGTGTTACCTATATACAAATAGAGCTAGCGGGGCAGTGAGTGGATATTACATAAATCAGAGGTAACTCCTGGGTGGCTTATGGGAGATAGAATAGtaattagtaaaataaaaataaccctGTATCAGGAAGATAATGGTGACAGTTACTCTGGTCATCTTCTAGATTTAGTTTAGATTTAagttctgattatttttttcaattaaggTAGCAGTGAATGAGATAGAGTTCTGTATCTCGTGTTTTCAGTGTAGGGTATCACACAAAGCAACCAGACCTATTTGGAATTCTTATGACCCTAGCAGGTCCAGCGGAAGAAGAATGGGAATTGCTGAGTATTGGGCATTTAGGAAGAGAATGTAAACCTTTCTATAAGTGCTGTTGAAATGTGTCATATTATATTGTGCAGCACATCTGAGCTCTGTTACTACCTTCTTCCACGTCTTATCTTGCTAATTTCCATCTTGAGCTGTGGGTAATGCTTGGCGGTTTTCTTGGTGTACATTAAGGGATTTTGTCAGGAAGCCACCCCGCCCCCAGCAAGGTGTTTGCTTGCTGCATGCCCTGCACACACCCCAACACATGCGCACGTCTGCCCCCATGCATTACAGGTATGTACCTGTGCAGGTGTCTGTACGTGTCCCGCTGGTTGTAGTCAATACAGGATCAATACAGAATACCTAAGTGggtatgttaaaaaaaaaccaaaaccaaacaaacattttaaaagcaacatcTGTAGCACTTACTGCCTGGCGATAATGTGTGGTGATgcttctggtttggtttttgcaGGTAATGGAGTAACTTTGATAGTAGATACTCAGCAGCTGGACAAGTGCAACAATAATCTTGCTGAAGAGAATGAAGCACTGGGAAAACCTAGAAATAAGACTTCAGAAACACTTAGTAAACATTCTTCAAATTCTTCATCGGGTcctttatcatcatcatcatctacgCTGTCCAGTTCTAGCGATGTAGTAAGTACtaggttttctggttttgtttttatcagtttctttgatttcctctccctcccctgaTTTTTATTGCCACAGAACACGTTTGGAAAGCTCTAAAATGCTCATTAGTTATTTCATCCAGAATCCTCACCTGCATAAATGTCACCTCTTATGCAGTTTCTACACATGTAAATTGCAGTGTGTTTTAGACCCAACACACCTTGGTAGCGAATACTTCCTAAATAGATGCAAAGTTACATGGCTCTATTTTCTCTGGGAAaactatatttaaaacaaaagactgGTAGTCCTTAGCCataggctttaaaaaaaaaataatctgtttgggcgtgctatttaaaaataagacacAACTCCCAAAATTGGAATAATGTGTCAACACAGTTTTAAATCTGTCTGTTCTACTCAGTAAGAATTCTGCATTGAAAAAAAGTTATgtataaaaaaatgaacatgTTTTAAGCTTTGTCCGCTGctagctttatttttaagggaaaaatccCTTATACAAAAGCCCCCTTACTGTTGAGAAAAGCTTACTAATGCTTTCCATTTGCTTGAAGGATTCTGATGGAACGCCTTGCAAAACCTCTAAACAGCTGAGTTGCCGTCAGTCTACCACAAACAGAGTAGGGTCACAAGAAGTGTCTCTGGAATCCTCCCAGTCAAGTGGGAAAACACAGAACAGCCAAACAGCCAATGCATCCAGCAACACGAACAAATCGCAGGTTTGTGAAATGTTTGGAAACAACAACTGTCTAGATGATTTGAATATTACATATTACACGTCCTGCATGGAAGGGTAGGGTGTTCTGGAAAGGAGACACTGCACTTTGCATCTCCCTTGTACCCCACTAAAAAGCTTGGAGCACTGACTGTATCTAAACCCACTTGGTTCTCTGTTTAACTTGCATAGATGAATTTGCAACAGCCACTTTCCCAGCcttaaaacaaatcaaattgGATTGACTTGGCTTTGGTAGATTTGCAGAAGGATACGGCTGTGTTGCACCCATTTCCTTTCTGCTAAAGGCAGGTCAGTCCAGTCCTTACTGCAGGACTCAAGAATTGCCTTTGTGTagtggaaaacagcaaaaatgtttGCTTAAAACTGTGACTGGCCGCTCCGTTAGCTGTTGATACTTGCTGAACTGTCTTTCATTAAGGCAGAAGAAAGTTCCTTGCTGATACTTGAAATTCCCTCTCATTTCCCCCtaaagacaaatatttcatgATGAGACCTACCAGAGGTTACGCATTTAGGGCATTTCTCGTGTTGAGGAATGTTGCTATGGCAGCTCGCTGATCTGGAAGTATGATACGCCCATATAAGCAGTGTACTGTGGGTATATGCGATTTAAATTCTTATAGTTTTTCAGAATTTAGGACTTATATAATGTGTGAAGAAGTCTGAAATCCTCTGGAATATTATTTCTTATAATGCCTCCTCCTTGTTAATTATCTATCTACAGCCAGTTTACAAACTAAGCCTTGGATATACcacatgtatataaatatataaaattagtCCTGGTCTTAAAAGAAttttgtcttaattttgacTAGAAGATTAGATTTGAGCAATCTTCATCTGTCTTCTTGGATTGTGGATTTGGGTTGCTGTGAAACAGTTCTTGATGATTGTGAAATGGGAGCAATAACCTTCTCAGAATTCAGAGTACTCTGCTCTTCTCCCTTGACCTGCATGGTTTTGGGTCTAGAGATGAACATTTGTTTGCACCAACTGCCATGGAAGCTCCGTGGTGCCGCGATGCTGTCTAAGCACTGGCCGAGCTTCTTTTGCCATACACgtttttttccaagtgtaaCGCTTCCATGAGTCACCATGTTCATCATCCACAAGCAGGGCTGTGTGATTGCCGTGCTTTTCTTTGTAGCACTGATTTACCATGTTCTCTTCTTTTGCAGCATGGATCTGCACGGTTATTTCGCTCTTCTAACAAAGGCTTCCAAGGTCCAACAAACTCAAGCCACGGTACCTCAGTCACAAACAAACAACATCAAGGCAGCAAATCACACCATCAGTTTTTCCATGGCAAAAAGAGGAAA carries:
- the TENT4B gene encoding LOW QUALITY PROTEIN: terminal nucleotidyltransferase 4B (The sequence of the model RefSeq protein was modified relative to this genomic sequence to represent the inferred CDS: inserted 3 bases in 2 codons), which produces MDPRIAWFQPEQLGPSNRLWMQIWETTQGVRNLYFQXSSGGRSSGSSSGSGAAPPPGPXPPGMFRAPRDDPQPEFLPLESADSPHGRGGRRQASPPPGAAASWARPARGAPPAAAAASNKRKRDNKASTFGLNYSLLLGRGPAEQPRAAPGAAEPLYTGTPWKRRNYSQGVVGLHEEIIDFYKYMSPRPEEERMRMEVVNRIENVIKELWPNADVQIFGSFKTGLYLPTSDIDLVVFGKWETLPLWTLEEALRKHNVADENSVKVLDKATVPIIKLTDSFTEVKVDISFNVQNGVKAAQLIKDFIKKYPVLPYLVLVLKQFLLQRDLNEVFTGGIGSYSLFLMAVSFLQLHPREDACMPNANYGVLLIEFFELYGRHFNYLKTGIRIKDGGSYVAKDEVQKSMLDGYRPSMLYIEDPLQPGNDVGRSSYGAMQVKQAFDYAYVVLSHAVSPIAKYYPNNETESILGRIIRVTQEVATYRDWISKQWGMQSRTESSCNGNGVTLIVDTQQLDKCNNNLAEENEALGKPRNKTSETLSKHSSNSSSGPLSSSSSTLSSSSDVDSDGTPCKTSKQLSCRQSTTNRVGSQEVSLESSQSSGKTQNSQTANASSNTNKSQHGSARLFRSSNKGFQGPTNSSHGTSVTNKQHQGSKSHHQFFHGKKRKHKRDAALSDLCR